ACAATGAAGACAtaggagaggaagatgaggaacaAACAGCCCAACAGAGCCGTGACACACACCAGGATAACACCCAAGGTGACAGAGGATGTCTCCTTCCCACAGGACAACTTCAAGAGGGGAAGCACATGGCAGGCAAAATGGTGGATCATATTAGACCCACAGAAGTTGAGGTGAAAAACTATCAATGTCACCATCATCCCCATGACTGAGCCACCAGCCCAGGACCAGAACACGAGACTCGCACAGCCTTGGGTGCCCATGAGCACATTGTAGCGCAGAGGGTGACAGATGGCCACGTAGCGGTCATAGCCCATGATCATGAGCAGGAAGGAGTGGGTGAAGCCAAACGTGAAGGAGAAGAACATCTGGCTGGCACAGGCCACAAAGGTGATGGAGTGATGGGTGGAGAGCATGTCCACCAGCATGCGAGGGGTGACAGCCACAGTGAACAGAATCTCAGAGATGGAGAGGGCACACAGGAAGAGGTACATGGGCGTGTGGAGGCTGCGCTCGCTCCAGATGGTGGCCATGATGAGCAGGTTCCCCAGCAACGTGAACAGGTACATCAGCAGGTACaggaagaagaagatgggcaggaGATGCTGGGGGAAGGTGGAGAAGCCAATGAGGATGAATTCAGTCACCGTGCTCCAGTTCTGACCAGGCAAGGATGCTGCATCTGCTCAGATCAGAAACAGAATGAGGGCACAGTGATTAAAACATAGACTCTAACACAATTAAATGACAATTTAAGAGCTTTCAGGTTTGAATAAGTTGCTTAGCTTTTCTGGGTCTCACAATCTTCATCATAGCAAGGAGTAAATGATAATAGTTTTTACCATGAACATTGGGATAGGGATAACATGAGATCACCCTATTACATGCGTAAAACATAGTTTGACTACTGTTTTTTACTAACAGTGACTAAATGACATAAAAGTTCCCATATTGTAACCATtaaagacagacagagatggTCAGCGTCGCATTCTCTTGAATATTGTTCCTGTTCAGAATCATATATTTGGATTTGGgttcaaaaaaattttattctctgagaatctttttcttttaattatttaacctatttattcttgttttagtACTGTTTTATTGGTACTTATTTCTGCCATCTTATTTCATATTTGCATTTGCTATTCTAAATAAACTGAACAGAAAGTTTGAAAAGAGAAGGATGGATAAATATATGCCAGGCAAATGTACCAAAGGAAAGTTGATTCAGCAAtctcaaaaacagacaaaatggaaTTTAAGGAAACAACAATCATAATGTCTCTATTACCATAAGTCATTACCAAGCAAGCAGGAATCCTGGAGAAATGGTCTGAGTATGGAAGAAAGCCTAGGACATGTCTTGCCGCTGTGAACTGGAACTTTCTCTGAGTAATGGGTGATGTTAAGAGGATACAGGAACCAGATAGAAAATGTGCCCATTGGCCAAAGCTGAGCATGAAGGAATTATCATTGTCTAGAGGATGGAGGAACAAACTAAATGATACTATGAGGAGCAATTAGACAAATTCAGAAGTGGAGATATTCCACAGAAAGTGGTCTGGTCTCATCAATAAATCAGGTGATGAAAAGGATGAAGTGAAATTCAAGGGACATAACAAGCAGATGCAATATAGTATACTAGATTGGATCCTGATTTAGATAAACTATCTGTAAAGCATTTTTATGGCAATAGAGAAAATTTGTTCATGGTATGAATGAATGATTAGatgtgaaaatattaagaaattattattatttagtagtTAAGCATATTCTTGTTATTTTGGATGGGAAGCAAAATATTCTCAGTATTTACATGCATGCTAAAATTTAACAATTACACACATACACCAAGtgataaagaaataatattttataaatgttagaaGACCATCTTAGCGAGCAGCATAAATATCATTAATCAATAAAACAATACATCCTGGAATATTAAGTAATAATTAAACAACACAACATCAATGAAAGAGATATAAATAGAAATAGCTAAATCAATAATAGATAGATAAATTATAATTAGATATTTTAACAGATTTCAGAAATGCAATTTGTGAATTATTAGCAAGAATGCAATTAATAATTTTGAGACATTAGCTATTGGATATATTtagactcttccaaaaaagtgaTTAAACATTGTTTTCAAACACATAGAGGACTTTTACAAAAATTGACGCTATTAGGACATAAAACATTCTCCATCAATGGCAAAGTTAAATATTATTCAGATTATAATACACTAACAATAGAAATTAATGGAGAAGGAATAGCTTTTCAAATCTCTTCTGTTTGGAAGctaaattttctattaaataatCTAATGTTTCAACAGtaaatcaaaaaaattaagaaatatttaattaaataatttaagcaTTGAATGTcaaatttttaaaccaaaatagtCTTATTTGGGAAATATAcacctttaaatatatttatcaggaaatgaaatcaagaaaatattatgctaataAAAGGAATATCAGTTTATTGGAAAAGATTAGTTagatagagagaaaaaggagaagatgccagtaacaaaacacaaaattaacactgggaaataacaaaaataatagatattttaaaaatgataaaaatataatgtgacaAATTTGAAACTAtagatgaaatgaataaattcttagaaaatatacAATTCCAAAACTGGTGCAGGAAACAATAGGGGCCCTGGATGTGGAAATAAGTTTTAAAGAAGTTGAGAAGTTTTGTCAAGGACCTTCCCTCCCTAATACCATTGGCCCCAGTGAG
This genomic stretch from Equus przewalskii isolate Varuska unplaced genomic scaffold, EquPr2 contig_11346, whole genome shotgun sequence harbors:
- the LOC139081264 gene encoding olfactory receptor 10H3-like → MYLFTLLGNLLIMATIWSERSLHTPMYLFLCALSISEILFTVAVTPRMLVDMLSTHHSITFVACASQMFFSFTFGFTHSFLLMIMGYDRYVAICHPLRYNVLMGTQGCASLVFWSWAGGSVMGMMVTLIVFHLNFCGSNMIHHFACHVLPLLKLSCGKETSSVTLGVILVCVTALLGCLFLIFLSYVFIVAAILRIPSAEGRHKTFSTCVSHLTVVVVHYGFASIIYLKPKGPHSMDSNTLMATTYTVFTPFLSPIIFSLRNRELKNAIKKCVCRKVCLVSS